The sequence CCACGGCCTTTGCGCTGGACGCCGTGAGCTTCGTGATCTCTGCGACGATCATGTTCCTGCTGCCCCTGCGCACCCGGGCAAAGGCGCCGGTGGAAGCCCCCGAGGGCGGCCCGGGGGAGGCCTCCGGTGCCACGGCGTGGACTGTCCGGATGCTGCTGCGGACGGCCCCGCTGCTGATGGTGATGATCGCCGTACGGGCGGCGGACGGGCTGGGCTCCTCTTCCCACAACATTGCCTTACCCCTCTATTCCCACGGCCTGGACCCCGGCCATCCGGCCACCTTCATCAGCCAGTTCTGGGCCACCTGGGCGATCGGCAACATCGTGGCTCAGCAAGTGTTCAGCCGGGTCGCCAAGCGGACCGGCCGGACGCCGGGCGAGCAGGCGTTCGCGCTCGGGGCATGTGTGATGTCGGCGGGGTTCATCGTGGTGTTCTGCGGGCTTCCCACCGTGCCGGCCATCATTGCCGCGCTCGTCGCGGGGGCCGCCGACGGATTCACCGAGACCGTGTACGTCACGAGGCTGCAGGCCGCCCCTGACGAGCAGCGCGGTCGCCTCTTCGGGCTCTCCGCCTCGGCCGAGAACGCCGGCTTCGGTCTGGGGATGCTCGTCAGCGGGGCGCTGCTGGAGACGTTCTCGCCGCTGCAGGTGGTGGCGTCCTTCCACGGCCTTGCCATCGTCCTGTGCGTCCTCCTGCTCCTGGTGAGCCTGCGACGGGCCGGCGCGGCCGTCCCGCGCAGGGAGGAACCGGCCGGCCCGGACCTGCCGGCGGCGGCGGCGGAGGGACGCAGCTGATGACGACAGGCACCCCCGACCCTCGCATCGCTGTCATCGGCATGGCCTTTCGGCTGCCCGGCGCCGCCACTCCCGAGGAGTTCTGGCGCATCATCCGCGACGGCACGGACTGCATCACCCGGTTCACGGAAGAAGAGTTGGCTGCCGCCGGTATTCCCGCTGAGCAGTACCGGGCGGCGGATTTCGTCGGCGCGTCCGGTGTGGTGGATGACATCGCCGGATTCGACGCCCAGCACTTCGGGATGAGCGCCCGCGAGGCCCAGCTCACCGAGCCTCAGCAGCGCCTGTTCCTGGAGTGCGCCCAGCACGCCCTGGAGAACGCCGGATACCCGGACGAGCGGGACGGCAACCGGGTGGGTGTCTACGCCAGTACGGGCTACCACCTGTACGCCCTGCAGAACTACCTGCTCCACAACGTGCTGCCCGGCCAGGCCGTCGACGACTGGATGGCCGGGATGCAGATCACGATCGGCAACTACAACGATTTCACGGCCACGCGCGTCGCCTACCGGCTCGGTCTCACCGGACCGGCCCTCAGTGTGCAGAGCGGGTGCTCCAGTTCCCTGGCCGGAGTGCAACTCGCCGCACAGTCGCTGCTCATGGGCGACTGCGACATAGCCCTCGCCGGCGCGGCCGCCCTCCATGTGCCGCAAGTACTCGGCTATCGCTACGTCAAGGGCTCGATTCTGTCCAGGTCCGGATGCCTGCGGCCCTTCGACGCCGACGCGGACGGGACGGTCGGCGGTACGGGGGTGGTGGCCGTCGTGCTGAAACGGCTGGAGCGGGCCGTCGCCGACGGCGACACCATCCATGGCGTCATCCGCGGCTGGGGCATCGGCAACGACGGTGCCGGCAAGAAGGCGTTCAGCGCTCCCAGCGCCCAGGGCCAGCGCGCCGCCATTCGCCAGGCGCTGGAGCGTGCGGGTGTCGGCGCGGAGACCATGGGCTACTTGGAGGCCCACGGCACCGGCACGCACAAGGGCGACCCGATCGAATTCGACGGTGCCACCGCCGCGTACCGCGAGGACACCGACCGCACCGGCTACTGCGCCCTCGGCTCGGCCAAGGCCAACATCGGCCATCTCGACGCGGCCTCCGGAGTGGCCGGACTCGTCAAGACCCTCCTGGTCCTGCAGCACGGCGTCATCCCGCCGATGGCGAACTTCAGCAAGCCCAACCCCGCCATCGGCCTGGACCGCAGCCCGTTCTACATTCCCCGGACCGCCCGGCCGTGGCCCGAGAGCGACACCCCGCGCCGTGCGGGCCTCTCCTCCCTCGGTGTCGGCGGCACCAACGTCCACCTCGTCCTCGAACAGGCCCCCGACCCCACGCCCCGGTCCGGCACCGCCGCCGTGCCGGACGTACTCCTGGTCTCGGGGAGCACCGAGGAGGCCCTGGCCGCCAACGCCGGCGCCCTGCGCGACAGCCTGCGGCAGCAACCCGGCGCACACCTGGCGGACCTCGTCACCACCACCGCCCTCGGCCGCGTCCACGGCCGGCACCGGCTCGCGGCCCGGGGCACGACCCCGGTCGCCCTCGCCGACGCCCTCGACGCCTGGCTGAGCGGCACCCACCCGGCAGCGGTGACGACGGGAACGCCCCTGCGGGAAGGCTCCGCCCGCGTGGCCTTCCAGTTCACCGGGCAGGCCAGCCCTTACCCCGGTATGGCCACCGCCCTGTACGAGCGCTTTCCCACCGTGCGCGACGTGCTCGACACCTGTGAGCGCCGTTACCGCGACCTCACCGGCGGCTCCCTGCTCGCCGGGCTGCTCGGGAACGGCTCGCAGACGGACGGGCCGTGGCACACCGACACGGCGCAGCCCGCCCTGTTCGCGCTGCAGTGCGCCCTCGTCGATCTGTGGCGCGACGCCGGTATCGCTCCGGACTTCGTGGCCGGGCACAGCGTCGGCGAGTACGCGGCGCTCCACGCTGCCGGAGCCCTGTCGCTCGACGAGGGGCTTCGCGTCACCGCCGCTCGCGGCCGGCTGATGCAGCAACGCTGTCTGCCGGGTGCGATGACCGCGGTAGCGCTCGACCGGGAGGCTGCCCAGGCGCTGGCCGCCGAGGTGCCGGGCCTGGAGCTGTCCGTGACCAACGGGGAACGGGCCAGGGTGCTCGCCGGGCCCGCCACGGCCGTGGACCGGCTGGACGCCCTGCTCGACGAGCGCGGCATACCGGGCGAGCGACTGCCCGTGGCGCGCGCCTTCCACACGGCCTTGATGGAGCCCATGCTGGAGGAATTCCGGACGGTCCTCGGCGAGGTGGCCTTCCGGCCGCTGCGCATCCCGTTCGTCAGCGGGCTCGACGGCGTGACACGCCCGCCCGGGTGGGCCCCGGACGCCGCGTACTTCCTCCGGCACACCCGTGAGCCGGTCCGCTTCGACGAGGCGCTGCGCGGCATCGGCCGTCATGAGCCCGATGTGCTGCTCGAGATCGGGCCGCACACCACCCTGAGTGGTCTGGCGCGCCGGGCGCTGCCGAGCGTGCGGTCGTTGCCGTCCATGCGGCGTGGCACCGCGCTCGGGGCGCTCTGGGGCGCGGCGGCCGCGTTGCACTGCGCGGGAGCGGACGTCAAATGGCGTGCGCTCCTGACGGGCTGCGGGGGCCGGCGGATACCGCTGCCCGGATACCGCTTTCAGCACAAAGACCACTGGACAGGGCCGGAGTTGCCGGTCCTGCCCACCAGAAACCCAGAG is a genomic window of Streptomyces sp. Edi2 containing:
- a CDS encoding beta-ketoacyl synthase N-terminal-like domain-containing protein, whose translation is MTTGTPDPRIAVIGMAFRLPGAATPEEFWRIIRDGTDCITRFTEEELAAAGIPAEQYRAADFVGASGVVDDIAGFDAQHFGMSAREAQLTEPQQRLFLECAQHALENAGYPDERDGNRVGVYASTGYHLYALQNYLLHNVLPGQAVDDWMAGMQITIGNYNDFTATRVAYRLGLTGPALSVQSGCSSSLAGVQLAAQSLLMGDCDIALAGAAALHVPQVLGYRYVKGSILSRSGCLRPFDADADGTVGGTGVVAVVLKRLERAVADGDTIHGVIRGWGIGNDGAGKKAFSAPSAQGQRAAIRQALERAGVGAETMGYLEAHGTGTHKGDPIEFDGATAAYREDTDRTGYCALGSAKANIGHLDAASGVAGLVKTLLVLQHGVIPPMANFSKPNPAIGLDRSPFYIPRTARPWPESDTPRRAGLSSLGVGGTNVHLVLEQAPDPTPRSGTAAVPDVLLVSGSTEEALAANAGALRDSLRQQPGAHLADLVTTTALGRVHGRHRLAARGTTPVALADALDAWLSGTHPAAVTTGTPLREGSARVAFQFTGQASPYPGMATALYERFPTVRDVLDTCERRYRDLTGGSLLAGLLGNGSQTDGPWHTDTAQPALFALQCALVDLWRDAGIAPDFVAGHSVGEYAALHAAGALSLDEGLRVTAARGRLMQQRCLPGAMTAVALDREAAQALAAEVPGLELSVTNGERARVLAGPATAVDRLDALLDERGIPGERLPVARAFHTALMEPMLEEFRTVLGEVAFRPLRIPFVSGLDGVTRPPGWAPDAAYFLRHTREPVRFDEALRGIGRHEPDVLLEIGPHTTLSGLARRALPSVRSLPSMRRGTALGALWGAAAALHCAGADVKWRALLTGCGGRRIPLPGYRFQHKDHWTGPELPVLPTRNPEIHGVAVGQHEAVMERIRRSITESTARHLSHDPSAITSDTSFFDLGADSLQMISVLRELEQEHQVKVTMRELFEETGTPGLLAKLIADRLPGATAAVAEPVAERAWEPESAAERAWTPEPADRHSPVVREREPVATHALSAPEAAPVATAPDYATRQELEDLAHKLHQISQIQLQMMSQISQLLSLQAASATLGVHGKAAE
- a CDS encoding MFS transporter, which translates into the protein MGYFRLLVVGNGISAYGSYLNLVALNVFIYDVTGSALAAGLFMAVRLATSFASGFVSGRLVAAYDRKRLMIGADLCQAISLLTLLLAPEGARATLLYFLAVVTGGCSTLSQVALRSSIPEIVGSEHRARANGLLVVGRSLAMIVGFASSGVVVAQYGYSTAFALDAVSFVISATIMFLLPLRTRAKAPVEAPEGGPGEASGATAWTVRMLLRTAPLLMVMIAVRAADGLGSSSHNIALPLYSHGLDPGHPATFISQFWATWAIGNIVAQQVFSRVAKRTGRTPGEQAFALGACVMSAGFIVVFCGLPTVPAIIAALVAGAADGFTETVYVTRLQAAPDEQRGRLFGLSASAENAGFGLGMLVSGALLETFSPLQVVASFHGLAIVLCVLLLLVSLRRAGAAVPRREEPAGPDLPAAAAEGRS